In the Cydia splendana chromosome 2, ilCydSple1.2, whole genome shotgun sequence genome, one interval contains:
- the LOC134801939 gene encoding heme oxygenase 1: MSGNVELFTTRMRKATRKIHSVSDALVNAKFAISLRDEAVWGGGLFVFYHIFAFLEDAKERLNMPDYNKLFVHKTLYRKAAFEADLAHYLGEDWQSTPCSTALESYLEHLQELEKENPQLLMAYVYHLYLGLLSGGQILAKKRKMFGDKTNSEVYTDKVTDFTDIDIPKLKNEFRAAMNEIAATMTPEEQQAFLDESSQVFLMNNLIVNSVAGQNQVLRVMLFKASAVFLVIFGAVLAYKMHK; the protein is encoded by the exons ATGTCGGGAAATGTTGAACTTTTTACCACTCGAATGAGGAAAGCAACACGAAAGATCCACTCTGTGAGCGATGCCTTGGTCAACGCTAAGTTTGCAATTT CTCTGCGGGATGAGGCAGTTTGGGGCGGAGGGCTGTTTGTGTTTTACCACATCTTTGCTTTCCTAGAAGATGCCAAGGAAAGGCTGAACATGCCTGATTATAACAAGCTCTTTGTGCACAAAACTCTATACag AAAAGCTGCATTTGAAGCAGATCTAGCACACTACCTCGGTGAAGACTGGCAATCCACACCCTGCTCAACAGCACTGGAGAGCTATCTGGAGCACCTGCAAGAGCTGGAGAAGGAGAACCCGCAGCTGCTGATGGCGTACGTGTACCACCTGTATCTGGGGCTGCTGAGCGGCGGACAGATACTGGCTAAGAAGCGGAAGATGTTCGGAGACA AAACCAACTCCGAAGTCTACACCGACAAAGTGACCGACTTCACCGACATTGACATTCCCAAGCTCAAGAACGAATTCCGCGCGGCCATGAACGAGATCGCCGCAACGATGACCCCGGAGGAACAGCAGGCTTTCCTGGACGAAAGCAGCCAAGTCTTCCTCATGAATAACCTGATCGTCAACTCCGTTGCTGGCCAGAATCAGGTTCTACGAGTCATGCTGTTTAAAGCTTCCGCTGTGTTTTTAGTGATTTTTGGTGCAGTGCTAGCTTATAAAATGCATAAGTAA
- the LOC134802671 gene encoding cytochrome c oxidase assembly factor 7 homolog, with translation MAYDLKQEDEVKEYIENLGVEYRFGCYKEKKPEVCHLLGDYLEAIKKDFDKAAKVFKSNCVDYKFGKSCLKYGNYCLVGRGKEKGDPAEALTYFEKGCELGEPSACLHAGMMLTATGPNVSIKRDVPKGYNYLKKSCDQNDNMACHYLCGMYISGVPKNVAEYNPHNPAKNKNIEYLIKPDMKQAFEFAKKACENGNMYGCANVSMMYKKGDGVEKNADESKRFFQIAQELQKAHETTKELKFQQGLEK, from the exons atggCTTATGACTTAAAACAAGAAGATGAAGTGAAGGAATACATTGAGAACCTTGGGGTCGAATACCGTTTCGGTTGCTACAAAGAGAAAAAACCAGAAGTATGCCATTTGTTGGGAGATTACTTGGAGGCGATCAAAAAAGATTTTGATAAAGCGGCTAAAGTTTTTAAAAGCAATTGCGTTGACTATAAGTTCGGGAAATCATGTTTGAAATACGGGAATTACTGTCTAGTGGGGAGGGGGAAGGAGAAAGGGGACCCCGCAGAGGCCCTAACCTATTTCGAGAAAGGTTGCGAACTCGGGGAGCCTTCGGCATGCCTGCACGCGGGGATGATGCTCACCGCCACTGGACCCAATGTTTCCATAAAACGAGATGTTCCCAAAG GTTACAATTATCTAAAGAAAAGCTGTGATCAAAATGACAACATGGCCTGCCACTACCTCTGCGGCATGTACATCAGTGGTGTTCCCAAAAACGTGGCCGAATACAACCCACACAACCCCGCCAAGAACAAAAACATAGAATACCTCATAAAACCGGATATGAAGCAGGCTTTTGAATTTGCTAAGAAAGCCTGTGAGAATGGTAACATGTACGGGTGCGCCAACGTCAGCATGATGTACAAAAAGGGAGATGGAGTTGAAAAGAATGCCGATGAATCTAAGAGGTTCTTCCAGATTGCACAAGAGTTACAAAAGGCACATGAGACAACCAAGGAACTTAAGTTCCAACAAGGCTTGGAGAAGTAA
- the LOC134802631 gene encoding S-methyl-5'-thioadenosine phosphorylase: MGDSKKIKIGIIGGSGFDDPTLFEEQTEHHENTPFGAPSDALIEGKVKGVPCVLLARHGRKHQFQPSDVNYRANIWALKQRGCTHILATTATGSLQEEYRPGDLVVLDDYIDRTWGRKCTFYDRTDCGPRGVCHLPQRPAFCPRARAALTEAARARGYSCHETGTAVVIQGPRFSSRAESLMHRQWGGHLVNMTTVPEVVLAKEAGLSYAAVALVTDYDCWRDNETAVSVSEVLATFGRNVQKAADVVLDAVQILAADTDHSYLDGHQELVSSSIMLKE; encoded by the exons ATGGGTGATTCAAAGAAAATCAAG ATCGGAATAATCGGCGGCTCGGGCTTCGACGACCCAACGCTATTTGAAGAGCAGACAGAGCACCATGAGAACACGCCGTTCGGAGCGCCTTCAGACGCGCTCATTGAGGGCAAAGTCAAGGGCGTGCCCTGCGTGCTTCTGGCGCGACATGGGAGGAAACATCAGTTTCAGCCCAG TGACGTGAATTACCGCGCCAACATCTGGGCGCTCAAGCAACGCGGCTGCACCCACATCCTCGCTACCACCGCCACCGGCTCGTTGCAGGAGGAATATCGTCCGGGAGACCTTGTTGTGCTTGACGATTACATCGACAG AACATGGGGTCGCAAATGCACATTCTACGACCGCACAGACTGCGGCCCGCGCGGCGTGTGCCACCTGCCGCAGCGGCCCGCATTTTGTCCGCGGGCGCGAGCGGCCCTCACTGAGGCGGCCCGGGCGCGCGGGTACAGCTGCCACGAGACCGGCACCGCTGTCGTCATACAGGGGCCCAG GTTTTCGAGCCGCGCCGAAAGCCTGATGCACCGACAGTGGGGGGGACATCTCGTCAACATGACCACGGTGCCAGAG GTGGTGTTGGCTAAGGAAGCGGGGCTTAGTTACGCAGCCGTGGCGCTCGTCACCGACTATGACTGCTGGAGGGATAATGAAACCGCT GTGTCGGTGAGCGAGGTGCTGGCCACGTTCGGCCGCAACGTGCAGAAAGCGGCCGACGTAGTGCTGGACGCCGTGCAGATTCTCGCCGCTGACACGGACCATAGCTATTTGGACGGTCACCAG GAGTTGGTTTCATCATCCATCATGCTGAAGGAATAA